One genomic segment of Aliarcobacter cibarius includes these proteins:
- the fabI gene encoding enoyl-ACP reductase FabI, translating into MIMKGKKGVILGVANDKSIAYGIAKACSEQGAQIAFTYLNDALKKRVEPIAAEFGSENLVYPCDVSKPEEIVALRESLQKDLGEIDFIVHSIAFAPKEGLSGRFHNISKEAFDIAMDVSVFSLIEITKELKPLLSKNSSILTLTYYGGEKYIPNYNLMGVAKAALDMTTKYLAEDLGRDGIRVNAISAGPIKTLAAAGIGDFRFMLKWNEAHSPLKKNVTIDEVGNSGMYLLSDLSSAVTGEIHHVDSGFNIMGMPAVEFEDGKPKIAWNGTDK; encoded by the coding sequence ATGATAATGAAGGGTAAAAAAGGTGTTATCTTAGGTGTTGCAAATGATAAATCAATTGCATATGGTATAGCAAAAGCATGTTCAGAACAAGGTGCACAAATTGCATTTACTTATTTAAATGATGCACTTAAAAAAAGAGTTGAGCCAATTGCAGCTGAATTTGGTAGTGAAAATTTAGTTTATCCTTGTGATGTTTCAAAGCCTGAAGAAATAGTTGCATTAAGAGAATCTTTACAAAAAGATTTAGGAGAAATTGATTTTATTGTTCACTCTATTGCTTTTGCTCCAAAAGAGGGATTAAGTGGTAGATTTCATAATATCTCAAAAGAAGCATTTGATATAGCAATGGATGTATCAGTATTTTCACTAATAGAGATAACAAAAGAATTAAAACCATTACTTTCAAAAAATTCTTCAATTTTAACATTAACATATTATGGTGGAGAAAAATATATTCCAAACTATAATTTAATGGGAGTTGCAAAAGCAGCTTTAGATATGACTACAAAATATTTAGCTGAAGATTTAGGAAGAGATGGAATTAGAGTAAATGCAATTAGTGCAGGACCAATTAAAACTCTTGCAGCTGCAGGAATTGGAGATTTCAGATTTATGCTTAAATGGAATGAAGCACATTCTCCTTTAAAGAAAAATGTAACTATTGATGAAGTTGGAAATTCAGGTATGTATTTACTTAGTGATTTAAGTAGTGCAGTTACTGGAGAAATTCATCATGTTGACAGTGGATTTAATATTATGGGAATGCCAGCTGTTGAGTTTGAAGATGGAAAACCAAAAATTGCTTGGAATGGAACTGACAAGTAA
- a CDS encoding triose-phosphate isomerase: MPIIASNFKTNHTRKSTSLFIEKLNNYLQSNDIKDEVYVFPTSTSLDSFNTVSNLLLGVQNAYPAKNGSFTGEIGLEQLEEFDIKTILIGHSERRHILGETQEEIAKKYEFYKNLGFRIIYCIGEPLEIKNAGLEKTLEYIYEQFIDIDTNYSNLILAYEPVWAIGTGVTATNDDIGSVHKAIKEKINKPLLYGGSVKVENVKEICKIENVDGALIGTASWKIEDFIKIIENTKDLK; this comes from the coding sequence ATGCCTATTATTGCAAGCAACTTTAAAACTAATCACACAAGAAAAAGTACATCATTATTTATTGAAAAATTAAATAACTATTTACAATCAAATGATATTAAAGATGAAGTTTATGTATTTCCTACTTCAACATCTTTAGATTCATTTAATACAGTTTCTAATTTACTTTTGGGTGTACAAAATGCTTATCCAGCTAAAAATGGATCTTTTACAGGAGAGATTGGTTTGGAACAGCTTGAAGAGTTTGATATAAAAACAATTTTAATTGGTCATAGTGAGAGAAGACATATCTTAGGTGAAACTCAAGAAGAAATTGCAAAAAAATATGAATTTTATAAAAATTTAGGATTTAGAATAATTTATTGTATTGGGGAACCTCTTGAGATAAAAAATGCTGGATTAGAAAAAACTTTAGAATATATTTATGAACAATTTATAGATATAGATACAAATTATTCTAATCTAATTTTAGCTTATGAGCCTGTTTGGGCAATTGGAACGGGTGTAACTGCAACAAATGATGACATAGGAAGTGTTCATAAAGCTATTAAAGAAAAGATTAACAAGCCTTTACTTTATGGTGGAAGTGTAAAAGTTGAAAATGTAAAAGAAATTTGCAAGATAGAAAATGTTGATGGGGCTTTAATAGGAACAGCTTCTTGGAAAATAGAAGATTTTATAAAAATAATTGAAAATACAAAGGATTTGAAATGA